In one window of Fodinibius salicampi DNA:
- a CDS encoding N(4)-(beta-N-acetylglucosaminyl)-L-asparaginase: MISRKSFLKLTALGGLTPLTNWSPHLPTTSGKNNKPVVISTWNHGIPANEEAWNILSRKGTALDAVEAGVRIPEADPEVRTVGYGGYPDRDGFVTLDACIMDEKEQCGSVAALQHIKHPISVARKVIEESPHVMLVGEGALQFALDQGFEKENLLTEASRKDWEEWKEDADYQPEINIENHDTIGMLALDSHGNLSGACTTSGAAWKMHGRVGDSPLIGAGLFVDNEVGAAAATGLGEEVIRTCGSHLVVENMRRGDDPETACKKAVQRIVEKNESVNNIQVGFIAVNKQGQFGGYSIQQGFNFAVCESDNNRLIDAPSWVS; the protein is encoded by the coding sequence ATGATTAGCCGAAAAAGCTTTTTGAAACTGACTGCCCTGGGAGGGTTGACCCCCTTAACAAACTGGTCGCCCCACTTACCGACCACTTCGGGGAAAAACAATAAGCCCGTTGTTATATCCACCTGGAATCATGGAATCCCGGCAAATGAAGAAGCTTGGAACATTTTATCCAGGAAAGGGACCGCGTTGGATGCGGTTGAAGCCGGTGTTCGGATACCGGAAGCGGATCCCGAAGTTCGTACAGTCGGTTATGGCGGCTATCCCGATCGGGATGGGTTCGTAACACTTGACGCCTGCATTATGGATGAAAAGGAGCAGTGTGGATCCGTGGCGGCTCTTCAGCATATAAAACACCCGATATCGGTAGCACGGAAGGTGATAGAGGAATCTCCGCATGTGATGCTGGTGGGAGAGGGAGCGTTACAGTTTGCACTGGATCAGGGGTTTGAAAAAGAAAATCTGTTGACCGAAGCATCCCGTAAAGACTGGGAAGAATGGAAAGAAGATGCTGACTATCAGCCCGAAATAAATATTGAAAATCATGATACGATCGGGATGCTGGCCCTGGATAGCCATGGCAATCTATCCGGTGCATGCACCACGAGCGGGGCTGCCTGGAAGATGCACGGGCGCGTGGGTGATTCACCCCTTATCGGGGCCGGTCTGTTTGTGGATAACGAAGTGGGAGCCGCTGCGGCAACGGGATTGGGAGAAGAGGTGATCCGTACCTGTGGTAGTCACCTCGTGGTTGAAAATATGCGCCGAGGTGATGATCCTGAAACGGCCTGTAAAAAAGCGGTACAGCGTATTGTTGAGAAGAATGAGTCAGTCAATAATATCCAGGTAGGTTTTATTGCTGTTAATAAGCAGGGGCAGTTTGGAGGGTATAGTATTCAGCAGGGCTTTAATTTTGCGGTCTGTGAATCCGATAATAACCGCTTGATTGATGCCCCAAGCTGGGTAAGTTAA
- a CDS encoding GntR family transcriptional regulator, with the protein MKTSAKHIADRIRLMIATKQFQVGETLPSTRQLGQQLESSFHTVRKAYHILADEGLIRGERGKGFIVERQNTNLDKGDRLEVGAEKIRKLLEELIGYGLDESELDELFQEQLSFMEWPDRIESCASIGETDELGKMVADAIKKEVGVRSRVLNANQYNETVKYDALFVPVQLVNKFREFAEKGRLLPVVYSIDPDTLLSIVDRAAIETIGLVTAEDQTIPKVIDELKVSIKFGGSFVAGATYGKSLPLFVRETDLILYTSQSANLVEQKIPERKRIKLEYRISEKSAETIRAELWDQ; encoded by the coding sequence TTGAAAACTTCTGCCAAACATATTGCAGACCGGATCCGGTTGATGATTGCGACCAAGCAGTTTCAGGTAGGCGAAACGTTGCCTTCAACGCGTCAACTGGGGCAACAGCTGGAATCCAGTTTTCATACCGTACGGAAGGCGTATCATATTCTGGCTGATGAGGGCCTTATTCGGGGTGAGCGTGGCAAAGGCTTTATCGTAGAGCGGCAGAATACGAACCTGGATAAAGGCGATCGCCTGGAGGTAGGAGCCGAGAAAATCCGAAAGCTGCTGGAGGAGCTTATTGGATATGGCCTGGATGAATCGGAGCTGGATGAACTTTTCCAGGAGCAACTGAGCTTTATGGAGTGGCCCGATCGTATTGAAAGTTGCGCCAGTATTGGGGAAACGGACGAGCTCGGAAAAATGGTGGCGGATGCCATTAAAAAAGAGGTGGGCGTACGCAGCCGCGTGCTCAATGCCAATCAATATAATGAAACGGTGAAGTACGATGCGCTTTTTGTCCCCGTTCAACTGGTGAATAAGTTCCGGGAATTTGCGGAAAAGGGCCGTCTGCTGCCGGTGGTATACAGTATTGATCCGGATACCCTGTTGTCGATTGTGGATCGTGCGGCTATTGAAACAATTGGATTGGTAACGGCTGAAGATCAGACCATCCCCAAGGTTATTGACGAGCTGAAGGTGAGTATTAAATTCGGCGGTTCCTTTGTAGCGGGGGCCACTTATGGGAAATCTTTGCCGTTGTTTGTGCGGGAGACTGATCTTATCTTGTATACCTCCCAAAGTGCAAATTTGGTTGAGCAGAAGATTCCTGAGCGTAAACGAATAAAACTGGAGTATCGCATTTCTGAAAAAAGTGCGGAAACCATCCGGGCGGAGTTATGGGATCAATAA
- a CDS encoding DEAD/DEAH box helicase: MSDKRIKKLIKRALEAINAEIEAVQEKPARDVLFKGVRSEHHPPGVFHYEFESKNTSLRFAEVIRAEIEGYDEEFELYPVEITDEKAVLHFPHNFGDTLPKVSLEWENDFVLRKLRMELDKLLDKHSRDERQRLERLFFPDSEHHHTDDDKTRVLDDSRRNESQHESLLKALQNEVLYVWGPPGTGKTSTLGFMIANYLVKGKRVLFAANTNRAVDVGLLSTLQALMSVEKEHLEEKVTRFGEMALESDHLEQVLFDRHLEEKSKKQEQKAAELSNLLGKYQKLQKEIDNLMEHGETVPEELDEEIARLGERLDKYGGEAAVEEKIDRLVTVNERVELEKKQLVASTLAKVCTSELLDGQEFDAVVIDEASMANLPYLMVLAAKAKSHIVAVGDPMQLPPIAVTDNKKARDFLEEDIFTFVSDADQTEDLFAWHDKNRPLTTFYDTQYRLNEDLAEVLSTVFYEGRLKTAEMDQDADPMLRQQESSNPTVNVIDTRKYGPELTQKDEGRGFSPVNEVHSAMLIRILKRLVLKNNVPIEEIGIIVPFRSTVYDIRRELYQQGYDAIEVGTIHTFQGREKDVIIFDTVMSGEGRYRHRRHYSVRPFDEEKNGLAVPRLLNVAFSRSKERLVILADMDHINKVYGDKFLGQLLRKFQKNERER; this comes from the coding sequence TTGTCTGATAAGCGCATAAAAAAACTCATCAAGCGGGCATTGGAGGCAATCAATGCTGAAATTGAGGCAGTACAAGAAAAACCTGCCCGGGACGTCTTGTTTAAGGGAGTCCGTTCGGAACATCACCCGCCGGGAGTTTTTCATTACGAATTCGAATCAAAAAACACCTCACTGCGGTTTGCAGAAGTTATTCGTGCCGAAATAGAGGGATATGATGAGGAGTTTGAACTCTATCCTGTGGAAATAACGGATGAAAAAGCCGTACTGCATTTTCCCCACAATTTTGGGGATACTCTTCCGAAAGTGAGCCTGGAATGGGAGAACGATTTTGTGCTCCGAAAGTTACGCATGGAGCTTGACAAATTATTGGATAAACACAGCCGGGATGAGCGCCAGCGATTAGAGCGCCTTTTCTTTCCCGATAGTGAGCATCATCATACGGATGATGATAAAACCCGGGTATTGGATGACAGCCGGCGTAACGAGTCCCAACACGAATCGCTACTAAAGGCATTACAGAACGAAGTGCTCTATGTATGGGGACCACCGGGGACGGGAAAGACATCCACGCTGGGATTTATGATCGCCAATTACCTGGTTAAAGGGAAACGGGTGCTTTTTGCCGCTAATACCAACCGGGCTGTGGATGTGGGATTACTCAGCACGCTTCAGGCCCTGATGTCAGTGGAGAAGGAGCATCTCGAAGAGAAAGTGACCCGTTTTGGAGAGATGGCACTGGAGAGCGACCACCTGGAGCAGGTACTCTTCGATCGTCATCTGGAGGAAAAGTCCAAGAAACAGGAACAAAAAGCAGCAGAACTTTCCAATCTTCTGGGAAAATATCAGAAACTCCAAAAGGAGATTGATAACCTGATGGAGCATGGGGAAACGGTTCCGGAGGAGTTGGATGAGGAAATTGCCCGGCTGGGAGAACGACTTGACAAGTATGGAGGAGAGGCTGCCGTGGAGGAAAAGATCGACCGTCTGGTTACCGTTAATGAGCGGGTAGAACTCGAAAAGAAGCAGCTGGTAGCCTCAACGCTTGCCAAAGTGTGTACCTCAGAACTACTTGACGGACAGGAGTTTGATGCGGTAGTCATTGATGAGGCCTCAATGGCTAACCTTCCCTACCTGATGGTATTGGCCGCTAAAGCAAAATCGCATATTGTGGCAGTGGGGGATCCGATGCAGCTGCCTCCCATAGCGGTAACCGATAATAAGAAGGCACGAGATTTCCTCGAAGAGGATATCTTTACCTTTGTCTCGGATGCCGACCAAACAGAAGATCTGTTTGCCTGGCACGATAAAAACCGTCCCCTGACGACCTTTTACGATACGCAGTACCGGTTGAATGAAGATCTGGCGGAGGTTTTGAGTACGGTATTTTATGAGGGGCGGCTAAAGACAGCGGAGATGGACCAGGATGCGGATCCGATGCTGCGGCAGCAGGAGAGCAGTAATCCTACCGTTAATGTCATTGACACTCGGAAGTACGGTCCGGAGTTAACGCAGAAGGATGAGGGGCGCGGATTTAGTCCTGTTAATGAAGTACACAGCGCCATGCTGATCCGGATTCTGAAGCGGCTGGTGCTCAAAAATAACGTGCCTATTGAGGAGATTGGAATTATCGTTCCTTTCCGGAGTACGGTCTACGATATCCGTCGGGAACTGTATCAGCAAGGTTATGATGCCATAGAGGTGGGGACCATCCACACTTTCCAGGGACGGGAAAAGGATGTGATCATATTTGATACCGTAATGAGCGGGGAAGGAAGATACAGGCACCGGCGTCATTACTCGGTGCGTCCCTTTGATGAGGAGAAAAACGGTCTGGCCGTCCCGCGGCTGCTAAACGTAGCGTTTTCCCGCAGCAAGGAGCGCCTTGTTATTTTGGCCGATATGGATCATATCAACAAAGTGTACGGCGATAAATTTCTGGGTCAGTTACTGCGGAAATTTCAGAAGAACGAGCGGGAGCGATAG
- the mnmD gene encoding tRNA (5-methylaminomethyl-2-thiouridine)(34)-methyltransferase MnmD, protein MSRKNSGNQLIETRDGSHTVYSSQFDQHYHNPNGAVAESRYVFFEQTGLPEALSKQKDITILELGFGTGLNLMLLLDYYLSRQSEAHIRYYTIEAFPLKADLVQQFNYEDYLTHPQIARKVIALFDKLQKGLNHFTLLDNIDIYLFNGFFSDFNPDDSIRADYIFHDAFSPDTNPDLWTGKVFETLARHSHPNVMLSTYCAASKVQGAMAWAGWKIAKAQGALGKREMIVASLSDEPLSHLERINEERLARRYKEGDF, encoded by the coding sequence ATGTCCCGCAAAAATTCCGGAAATCAACTTATTGAAACACGCGACGGCTCCCACACGGTTTACTCCTCTCAATTTGATCAGCATTATCACAATCCAAATGGAGCCGTAGCGGAAAGCCGCTATGTATTTTTTGAGCAAACAGGTCTGCCAGAGGCCCTATCCAAGCAAAAAGATATCACTATTCTTGAGCTGGGTTTTGGTACCGGACTCAACCTCATGCTTTTGCTGGATTACTATCTTAGCCGACAATCGGAAGCCCACATCCGGTATTATACCATTGAAGCCTTTCCTCTAAAAGCCGACCTTGTTCAACAGTTTAACTACGAGGATTATCTTACCCATCCCCAAATAGCCCGGAAAGTCATTGCACTTTTCGATAAACTCCAAAAGGGGCTCAATCACTTTACATTATTGGATAACATTGACATCTATCTTTTCAATGGATTCTTTTCGGATTTCAATCCGGACGATTCTATAAGAGCTGACTATATTTTCCATGACGCCTTCTCACCCGATACCAATCCCGACCTCTGGACCGGGAAAGTTTTTGAAACACTAGCACGGCATAGCCATCCGAATGTTATGCTCTCTACATACTGTGCTGCATCTAAAGTACAGGGCGCCATGGCGTGGGCGGGATGGAAAATTGCAAAAGCGCAGGGTGCCCTGGGTAAACGTGAAATGATTGTAGCATCCTTAAGTGATGAACCTCTCTCCCACCTAGAGCGCATCAACGAAGAACGGTTAGCCCGCCGATATAAAGAGGGGGATTTTTAA
- a CDS encoding M20 metallopeptidase family protein, with amino-acid sequence MDLHTIKEKARQYHDEMVAIRRHLHQYPELSYEERETTTFILEKLKELDIPADRPLDTGCVGIIEGGKSSDKVVALRADIDALSITEEGEHKSEFKSKNEGVAHCCGHDAHTANLLGAAHILADLKEEIEGKVLLIFQPGEEKLPGGGRLLCETGYLQRMGVDVIYGLHTYPGLEPGRIALRKGPLMARPDEFEIEVIGEGGHAASPHEAVDPVVMSAQIINQIQSIVSRNVNPTDAAVITVGKLAAGSVHNVIPEKAEMLGTVRTLAQETADMIKDRIEGIVKGVTEASGGSYNYSFNYGYPAVHNTGWATDAVVETAGELLGADNVVLLDKPIMAGEDFAFYQQEFPGVFFFLGTGREETGSTYSWHHPKYNIDEECFTTGAALMASFVFQAIPSDK; translated from the coding sequence ATGGATTTACATACGATTAAAGAAAAAGCCCGGCAGTATCACGATGAGATGGTGGCCATACGCCGACATCTGCATCAATATCCGGAGTTGAGCTATGAAGAAAGGGAAACCACAACTTTTATCCTGGAAAAGCTGAAAGAACTGGATATTCCGGCTGACCGTCCGTTGGATACCGGTTGTGTGGGAATTATTGAGGGAGGAAAATCATCTGACAAGGTTGTAGCATTACGTGCGGATATAGATGCGCTTTCTATAACGGAAGAAGGAGAACATAAATCAGAATTTAAGTCTAAAAATGAAGGAGTTGCCCACTGTTGCGGCCATGATGCCCATACCGCCAACTTATTGGGAGCAGCTCATATACTGGCTGATCTCAAAGAAGAGATTGAGGGAAAGGTACTGCTTATATTTCAACCCGGAGAGGAGAAACTGCCGGGCGGGGGACGTCTGCTCTGTGAAACAGGTTATCTGCAGAGGATGGGCGTGGACGTAATTTATGGATTACACACATATCCGGGTCTGGAACCCGGACGAATTGCCCTGCGCAAGGGACCCCTCATGGCCCGGCCCGATGAGTTTGAAATTGAGGTAATTGGGGAAGGGGGGCACGCCGCATCTCCCCACGAAGCAGTAGATCCGGTTGTGATGTCTGCTCAGATTATAAATCAGATACAGTCCATTGTCAGTCGAAATGTTAATCCCACAGATGCAGCCGTTATTACGGTAGGGAAACTTGCGGCGGGCTCGGTACACAATGTCATTCCCGAGAAAGCGGAAATGCTGGGGACGGTCAGAACGCTCGCACAGGAGACCGCAGATATGATTAAAGACCGTATTGAGGGAATTGTCAAAGGCGTAACGGAGGCTTCGGGTGGAAGTTATAACTATAGTTTTAACTATGGATATCCTGCGGTACACAATACCGGTTGGGCCACGGATGCGGTTGTGGAAACAGCCGGTGAGTTGCTGGGGGCAGATAATGTGGTGCTTTTGGATAAGCCCATTATGGCGGGAGAGGATTTTGCCTTTTACCAGCAGGAATTTCCAGGTGTATTTTTCTTTTTGGGTACCGGAAGGGAAGAAACCGGTTCTACCTATTCGTGGCATCATCCAAAATATAACATTGATGAAGAGTGCTTTACGACCGGCGCTGCCCTGATGGCCTCCTTTGTTTTCCAGGCAATTCCGTCGGATAAATAA
- a CDS encoding MFS transporter, protein MQSDRPPQSWGGITYGHKGAFWTGIWAVTIGVILHLPMYIKAHDVGYRLVGTPMDLPMKIGMVLIVLGMILTLYGLLPKKDKADPDILNLKVRALDDAPIRGSHIALLLVMAAAVTIDVMKPTTLSFVMPGMTEEYGLKSPLNPGGTIPAAILPLSGIIGTVLGSFLWGWLGDRIGRRASILLAAVSFIGTSICGSMPTFAMNVFMCFIMGFGVGGMLPIMYTIMAETIPARHRGWIMVLIGGDVVGAYILTSWLAAELVPIYSWRILWLIGLPTGIFLIILNKWIPESPRYLLAQGRNEEAKAVMRRFGAKIIEDKSSKLEVEKGVKDRMIQLFQPPFSYITTAVLLLALGVGLVSFGFQLWIPTNLQKMGFTEAEANYMLRDSALIGFPLNFLIAWLYGFWSSKRTLIMLSGLTAASLIGFSLAGEAIASNQILLYALLIMPIWGISSIVSVLSAYCVEIYPTRLRSRGSGLGAGFSKAGGVIIIGLVAISVAPPSIAGTALIGAVPMALAALALTFFGVETHKRQLEDITVQQLKNWSFQPVEKGE, encoded by the coding sequence ATGCAATCTGACAGGCCACCTCAATCCTGGGGAGGTATCACATATGGACACAAAGGGGCTTTTTGGACCGGTATTTGGGCCGTAACAATCGGAGTGATCCTTCATCTGCCCATGTATATCAAAGCACATGATGTGGGATATCGCCTTGTCGGCACTCCTATGGATCTTCCGATGAAAATTGGGATGGTTTTAATTGTACTGGGCATGATACTTACTTTGTATGGTTTGCTTCCTAAAAAAGATAAAGCCGATCCGGATATTTTAAACCTAAAAGTACGTGCGCTGGATGACGCACCTATTCGTGGCTCCCATATTGCTCTTTTACTTGTAATGGCAGCGGCCGTTACCATCGATGTTATGAAGCCGACCACCCTCTCCTTTGTCATGCCCGGCATGACAGAAGAGTACGGGCTAAAATCCCCGCTTAATCCCGGTGGCACTATCCCGGCAGCAATCCTTCCTTTATCCGGTATTATCGGCACAGTTTTAGGCTCCTTTCTCTGGGGATGGCTGGGAGATCGTATCGGCCGACGTGCATCTATACTATTGGCTGCCGTGAGCTTTATAGGAACCAGCATATGCGGTTCAATGCCCACATTCGCTATGAATGTATTCATGTGTTTTATCATGGGCTTTGGCGTAGGAGGCATGCTTCCTATTATGTATACAATTATGGCCGAAACCATTCCCGCCCGCCACCGCGGATGGATTATGGTGCTAATAGGAGGTGATGTGGTCGGTGCCTATATTCTTACCAGCTGGCTTGCTGCAGAATTGGTCCCCATTTACAGCTGGCGCATCCTTTGGCTTATCGGACTTCCTACCGGTATCTTCCTTATTATTCTCAATAAATGGATACCCGAATCTCCCCGTTACCTGCTGGCCCAGGGACGAAATGAGGAAGCTAAAGCCGTGATGAGGCGGTTCGGTGCTAAGATTATAGAAGACAAATCTTCTAAATTAGAAGTAGAAAAAGGAGTTAAGGACCGCATGATTCAGCTCTTTCAACCTCCTTTTAGCTATATTACGACTGCTGTTTTACTGCTTGCTCTTGGAGTTGGGCTGGTTTCTTTCGGTTTTCAGCTATGGATTCCTACTAACTTGCAAAAGATGGGTTTTACAGAGGCTGAAGCTAATTATATGCTTCGTGATTCGGCCCTGATTGGATTTCCGCTCAATTTCCTTATTGCGTGGCTCTATGGATTTTGGAGCAGCAAACGAACGCTCATCATGTTAAGTGGACTAACCGCGGCGTCACTCATCGGGTTTTCACTCGCCGGGGAAGCGATAGCCTCAAACCAGATATTGCTTTATGCTCTCCTCATTATGCCTATTTGGGGTATTAGTTCTATTGTTTCTGTACTCTCTGCCTATTGCGTCGAAATATATCCCACACGGCTTCGGTCCCGTGGCAGTGGCCTCGGAGCAGGATTCAGCAAAGCGGGTGGGGTAATTATCATCGGACTGGTTGCTATTTCGGTTGCTCCCCCTTCTATTGCCGGTACAGCACTAATCGGAGCTGTACCAATGGCACTGGCTGCACTGGCTTTAACATTTTTTGGTGTTGAAACACATAAAAGACAACTGGAAGATATTACCGTTCAACAGTTAAAGAATTGGTCATTTCAACCTGTTGAGAAAGGGGAATAA
- a CDS encoding NAD(P)/FAD-dependent oxidoreductase yields MKSQASFWEADVSKNRYDLIVVGAGIVGLSSALFYKRKHSEKQVLVLDRASHPLGASTRNAGFACVGSIGEHLADMEKESEKNIGRRIIRRYRGLQLLKETLGEKAIGYEACGGYEFFNSQQKFKEVAPEIDHFNGWLEELLGEEGVYEAQRLEGYPVIYNRLEGALHPGKMMQELIRKTSESGVEIRWNAPVQEVGSSGEVELQNGESSSLILKGQNVLMAVNGFARKLLPEIEVHPARGLVLVTDEQDVMPWKGTFHHDRGYIYFRNIGNRLLIGGARNIAVEEEETNQFGINERIKDYLIGFVSNVLRLPPGWQIDYEWSGIMGFTPTKTPIVERVDGCRYIAAGLSGMGIAIGMDVGRSAAEMMD; encoded by the coding sequence ATGAAATCTCAAGCCTCTTTTTGGGAAGCAGATGTTTCTAAAAATCGCTACGATTTAATCGTTGTTGGTGCCGGCATCGTGGGACTTTCATCGGCTCTTTTCTATAAGCGAAAACATTCCGAAAAACAAGTGCTTGTATTAGACCGCGCCTCCCATCCACTCGGTGCCAGCACCCGTAATGCCGGATTTGCCTGTGTGGGATCCATCGGTGAGCATCTGGCGGATATGGAAAAGGAGTCGGAGAAAAATATCGGAAGGAGAATCATCCGACGCTACCGGGGACTTCAGTTGCTGAAGGAAACACTCGGTGAGAAAGCTATTGGCTATGAGGCCTGTGGAGGGTACGAGTTCTTTAATTCACAGCAAAAGTTTAAAGAAGTGGCTCCCGAAATAGATCATTTTAACGGATGGCTGGAAGAGCTGCTGGGCGAAGAAGGGGTGTATGAAGCCCAGAGATTGGAGGGATATCCGGTTATTTATAACCGTTTGGAAGGAGCCTTGCATCCCGGTAAGATGATGCAGGAGCTCATTCGAAAGACCTCCGAGTCCGGAGTAGAGATACGGTGGAATGCTCCGGTACAGGAAGTAGGGAGCAGTGGAGAAGTAGAGCTTCAGAATGGGGAAAGTTCTTCATTAATATTAAAGGGGCAGAATGTGTTGATGGCCGTAAATGGATTTGCCCGTAAATTACTCCCGGAAATAGAGGTTCATCCCGCTCGGGGACTTGTACTGGTTACGGATGAGCAGGATGTAATGCCGTGGAAAGGAACTTTTCATCACGACCGGGGATACATTTATTTCCGGAATATCGGTAATCGTCTGCTGATCGGCGGGGCACGAAATATTGCAGTCGAAGAGGAAGAGACCAATCAGTTTGGGATCAATGAACGAATCAAAGATTATCTAATTGGTTTTGTATCTAATGTTTTGCGATTACCACCAGGATGGCAGATCGATTACGAGTGGTCCGGGATTATGGGATTTACTCCAACAAAAACTCCTATTGTTGAACGCGTTGATGGTTGCCGTTATATAGCAGCGGGACTCAGTGGAATGGGAATAGCCATAGGTATGGATGTTGGCAGGAGTGCTGCTGAAATGATGGATTAA